In Candidatus Baltobacteraceae bacterium, a single window of DNA contains:
- a CDS encoding alpha/beta hydrolase, whose protein sequence is MQVRPVRGFTAPPYHHNSLSSCRRLHAVLALQWNAQINALSSRYDLYVVTLPGFAGRVMVAGGDLDARAIRGLHLLIRERHLRRAILVGHSLGGTLAVLYAETHPHDLGALISVEGGYPVAPTVALRAQRVAAATAPFEHVTRAALGTVMRERQLQYLITRPADVGAVERLAAQSDPRAIVA, encoded by the coding sequence TTGCAGGTTCGGCCCGTTCGTGGCTTCACGGCTCCGCCTTACCACCACAACTCACTGAGCTCGTGCAGGCGGTTACACGCCGTCCTGGCGCTCCAATGGAATGCGCAGATCAACGCGCTCTCGTCGCGGTACGATCTCTACGTCGTCACGCTGCCGGGGTTCGCCGGAAGAGTGATGGTCGCGGGCGGGGATCTCGATGCACGCGCGATACGCGGACTGCATCTGCTTATCCGCGAGCGGCATCTGCGCCGTGCGATCCTGGTGGGCCACAGTTTGGGCGGGACGCTTGCCGTGCTCTACGCCGAAACCCATCCGCACGATCTCGGCGCGCTGATCAGCGTCGAAGGCGGCTACCCGGTCGCGCCCACTGTCGCGCTGCGCGCGCAGCGCGTCGCGGCGGCCACCGCGCCGTTCGAACACGTCACCCGCGCCGCACTCGGCACCGTGATGCGCGAGCGCCAGCTCCAGTACCTGATCACCAGGCCGGCCGACGTGGGCGCGGTCGAGCGGCTCGCCGCGCAAAGCGATCCGCGCGCCATCGTCGCATAG